From a region of the Synchiropus splendidus isolate RoL2022-P1 chromosome 12, RoL_Sspl_1.0, whole genome shotgun sequence genome:
- the gnpat gene encoding dihydroxyacetone phosphate acyltransferase isoform X2 — MCKKRVGAELRGHRSCCRVTRGSRKSQLPPRACCGCLVSDSLRHFPSTKWMRPWPLRESCVEMASKAVYAHHDPMLKKRDDFEDILEERRSSSDLRYALRCYAPVLYKDVTPCSADLLKGAVLQSEHVGFVVQQVSKETGGSVDAVRAEAAAILEEMAHRLQLSTIRFFAFALSKVFKTLFRSICVNEEGIQRLQQAVQEQPVVLLPSHRSYMDFLLMSYILYTYDLPLPVIAAGMDFMGMKIVGEMLRMSGAFFIRRSFGGDKLYWAVFSEYVRTMLKKGLAPIEFFLEGTRSRTAKSLTPKLGLLNIVMDPFLKGEVFDISLVPVSISYERTLEEALYARELLGVPKPKESTSGLFKARKILGEDYGSIHVYFGPPVSVRSVAEGRVDRSRFNLLPRHIPRKPSEEVQGFVTDVAYRLVRAQEDNMVLQPWVLLAALLLQNQPQGLSLDRLTAEAVWLRDLSRQYGAFLHWPDHTPPAAVVRSSLSLHRGLLRIREQRVTLAHDPNSGAEDALLSRAVVVLSCASYRNQLLHVFLRPALLAAALCASASSRRQDVFSSFSFLRNLFSNEFVLCPGAAVQDFEEACYLLMKTGALCESQQDVLAAEGGARTLSFLCSLLEPFVQGYQVVCRFLCEEASEPLTEKGFVPAVRKFVIRRLLSGELRHVEVLSSDLQKNCLAALLRLGAVTLLKGAGGSGLKVNTVMVNSLEDALGGNLPTQKAARAHL, encoded by the exons ATGTGCAAGAAGCGAGTCGGCGCTGAGCTTCGCGGCCACCGTAGCTGCTGCCGCGTCACTCGCGGATCCAGGAAGTCGCAGCTGCCGCCCCGCGCCTGCTGCGGGTGTCTTGTCTCTGACTCGCTGCGACACTTTCCCTCAACAAAGTGGATGCGACCGTGGCCCCTTCGTGAGTCTTGTGTTGAAATGGCGTCCAAAGCTGTCTACGCG CATCATGATCCCATGTTGAAGAAGAGGGACGACTTCGAGGACATCCTGGAGGAGCGCAGGAGCTCCAGCGACCTGCGCTACGCTCTCCGCTGCTACGCGCCGGTGCTTTACAAGGACGTGACCCCCTGCAGCGCCGACCTGCTGAAAGGCGCGGTGCTTCAGTCGGAGCATGTCGGCTTCGTGGTGCAGCAG GTATCCAAGGAGACGGGCGGCTCAGTGGACGCGGTTCGGGCGGAGGCCGCCGCCATCCTGGAGGAGATGGCTCACCGGCTGCAGCTCAGCACCATCCGCTTCTTCGCCTTCGCCCTCAGCAAAGTCTTCAAGACGCTGTTCAGGAGCATCTGCGTGAATGAGGAGGGCATCCAGCGA ctccagcaggccGTCCAGGAGCAGCCCGTGGTTCTGCTGCCCAGCCACCGCAGCTACATGGACTTCCTGCTCATGTCCTACATCCTCTACACCTATGACCTCCCGCTGCCCGTCATCGCTGCAGGCATGG ACTTCATGGGGATGAAGATCGTGGGCGAGATGCTGCGGATGTCTGGAGCCTTCTTCATCCGACGCTCGTTCGGCGGCGACAAACTGTACTGGGCCGTCTTCTCCGAGTACGTCCGGACCATGTTGAAG AAGGGACTTGCACCCATTGAATTCTTCCTGGAGGGGACGCGGAGTCGCACGGCCAAGTCTCTGACGCCGAAGCTGG GTCTGCTGAACATCGTCATGGATCCGTTCCTCAAGGGCGAGGTGTTTGACATCAGCCTGGTTCCTGTCAGCATCTCGTACGAGAGAACCCTGGAGGAGGCGCTGTACGCCAGGGAGCTGCTGGGGGTGCCCAAGCCGAAGGAGTCCACCTCG GGTCTGTTCAAGGCCCGGAAGATTCTAGGTGAAGACTACGGCAGCATCCACGTCTACTTCGGTCCCCCGGTGTCGGTCCGGAGTGTGGCTGAGGGGCGAGTGGACCGGAGCCGCTTCAACCTGCTGCCAAG ACACATCCCCAGGAAGCCCAGCGAGGAGGTCCAGGGCTTTGTCACCGATGTGGCCTACAGGCTGGTCCGGGCCCAGGAGGACAACATGGTCCTGCAGCCCTGGGTCCTGCTGGccgcgctgctgctgcagaaccaGCCGCAGGGCCTGAGTCTGGACCGGCTGACGGCCGAGGCCGTGTGGCTCCGGGACCTGTCTCGACAGTACGGCGCCTTCCTGCACTGGCCCG ATCACACGCCCCCGGCCGCCGTGGTCCGGTCCAGCCTGAGCCTCCACAGAGGTCTGCTGAGGATCCGGGAGCAGAGAGTGACGCTGGCCCATGATCCCA ATTCAGGAGCAGAAGACGCTTTGCTGAGCCGGGCGGTGGTGGTGCTCTCCTGCGCCTCCTACAGGAACCAGCTGCTGCATGTCTTCCTCAGACCCGCCCTGCTGGCCGCCGCCCTCTGCGCCTCCGCCTCCTCCCGCCGAC AGGACGTCTTCAGCAGCTTCTCTTTCCTGAGGAACCTGTTCTCCAACGAGTTTGTCCTGTGTCCCGGAGCTGCCGTGCAG GACTTCGAGGAGGCCTGCTACCTTCTGATGAAGACCGGAGCTCTGTGTGAGTCGCAGCAGGACGTGCTTGCCGCGGAGGGCGGAGCCAGGACGCTGAGCTTCCTCTGCAGCCTGCTGGAGCCCTTTGTGCAGGGATACCAG GTGGTctgcaggttcctctgtgaGGAGGCTTCAGAACCTCTGACAGAGAAAGGCTTTGTCCCGGCCGTCCGGAAGTTTGTCATCCGACGTCTCCTGTCAG GTGAGCTCCGACACGTGGAGGTGCTGTCCTCGGACCTGCAGA
- the gnpat gene encoding dihydroxyacetone phosphate acyltransferase isoform X1, whose protein sequence is MCKKRVGAELRGHRSCCRVTRGSRKSQLPPRACCGCLVSDSLRHFPSTKWMRPWPLRESCVEMASKAVYAHHDPMLKKRDDFEDILEERRSSSDLRYALRCYAPVLYKDVTPCSADLLKGAVLQSEHVGFVVQQVSKETGGSVDAVRAEAAAILEEMAHRLQLSTIRFFAFALSKVFKTLFRSICVNEEGIQRLQQAVQEQPVVLLPSHRSYMDFLLMSYILYTYDLPLPVIAAGMDFMGMKIVGEMLRMSGAFFIRRSFGGDKLYWAVFSEYVRTMLKKGLAPIEFFLEGTRSRTAKSLTPKLGLLNIVMDPFLKGEVFDISLVPVSISYERTLEEALYARELLGVPKPKESTSGLFKARKILGEDYGSIHVYFGPPVSVRSVAEGRVDRSRFNLLPRHIPRKPSEEVQGFVTDVAYRLVRAQEDNMVLQPWVLLAALLLQNQPQGLSLDRLTAEAVWLRDLSRQYGAFLHWPDHTPPAAVVRSSLSLHRGLLRIREQRVTLAHDPTDSGAEDALLSRAVVVLSCASYRNQLLHVFLRPALLAAALCASASSRRQDVFSSFSFLRNLFSNEFVLCPGAAVQDFEEACYLLMKTGALCESQQDVLAAEGGARTLSFLCSLLEPFVQGYQVVCRFLCEEASEPLTEKGFVPAVRKFVIRRLLSGELRHVEVLSSDLQKNCLAALLRLGAVTLLKGAGGSGLKVNTVMVNSLEDALGGNLPTQKAARAHL, encoded by the exons ATGTGCAAGAAGCGAGTCGGCGCTGAGCTTCGCGGCCACCGTAGCTGCTGCCGCGTCACTCGCGGATCCAGGAAGTCGCAGCTGCCGCCCCGCGCCTGCTGCGGGTGTCTTGTCTCTGACTCGCTGCGACACTTTCCCTCAACAAAGTGGATGCGACCGTGGCCCCTTCGTGAGTCTTGTGTTGAAATGGCGTCCAAAGCTGTCTACGCG CATCATGATCCCATGTTGAAGAAGAGGGACGACTTCGAGGACATCCTGGAGGAGCGCAGGAGCTCCAGCGACCTGCGCTACGCTCTCCGCTGCTACGCGCCGGTGCTTTACAAGGACGTGACCCCCTGCAGCGCCGACCTGCTGAAAGGCGCGGTGCTTCAGTCGGAGCATGTCGGCTTCGTGGTGCAGCAG GTATCCAAGGAGACGGGCGGCTCAGTGGACGCGGTTCGGGCGGAGGCCGCCGCCATCCTGGAGGAGATGGCTCACCGGCTGCAGCTCAGCACCATCCGCTTCTTCGCCTTCGCCCTCAGCAAAGTCTTCAAGACGCTGTTCAGGAGCATCTGCGTGAATGAGGAGGGCATCCAGCGA ctccagcaggccGTCCAGGAGCAGCCCGTGGTTCTGCTGCCCAGCCACCGCAGCTACATGGACTTCCTGCTCATGTCCTACATCCTCTACACCTATGACCTCCCGCTGCCCGTCATCGCTGCAGGCATGG ACTTCATGGGGATGAAGATCGTGGGCGAGATGCTGCGGATGTCTGGAGCCTTCTTCATCCGACGCTCGTTCGGCGGCGACAAACTGTACTGGGCCGTCTTCTCCGAGTACGTCCGGACCATGTTGAAG AAGGGACTTGCACCCATTGAATTCTTCCTGGAGGGGACGCGGAGTCGCACGGCCAAGTCTCTGACGCCGAAGCTGG GTCTGCTGAACATCGTCATGGATCCGTTCCTCAAGGGCGAGGTGTTTGACATCAGCCTGGTTCCTGTCAGCATCTCGTACGAGAGAACCCTGGAGGAGGCGCTGTACGCCAGGGAGCTGCTGGGGGTGCCCAAGCCGAAGGAGTCCACCTCG GGTCTGTTCAAGGCCCGGAAGATTCTAGGTGAAGACTACGGCAGCATCCACGTCTACTTCGGTCCCCCGGTGTCGGTCCGGAGTGTGGCTGAGGGGCGAGTGGACCGGAGCCGCTTCAACCTGCTGCCAAG ACACATCCCCAGGAAGCCCAGCGAGGAGGTCCAGGGCTTTGTCACCGATGTGGCCTACAGGCTGGTCCGGGCCCAGGAGGACAACATGGTCCTGCAGCCCTGGGTCCTGCTGGccgcgctgctgctgcagaaccaGCCGCAGGGCCTGAGTCTGGACCGGCTGACGGCCGAGGCCGTGTGGCTCCGGGACCTGTCTCGACAGTACGGCGCCTTCCTGCACTGGCCCG ATCACACGCCCCCGGCCGCCGTGGTCCGGTCCAGCCTGAGCCTCCACAGAGGTCTGCTGAGGATCCGGGAGCAGAGAGTGACGCTGGCCCATGATCCCA CAGATTCAGGAGCAGAAGACGCTTTGCTGAGCCGGGCGGTGGTGGTGCTCTCCTGCGCCTCCTACAGGAACCAGCTGCTGCATGTCTTCCTCAGACCCGCCCTGCTGGCCGCCGCCCTCTGCGCCTCCGCCTCCTCCCGCCGAC AGGACGTCTTCAGCAGCTTCTCTTTCCTGAGGAACCTGTTCTCCAACGAGTTTGTCCTGTGTCCCGGAGCTGCCGTGCAG GACTTCGAGGAGGCCTGCTACCTTCTGATGAAGACCGGAGCTCTGTGTGAGTCGCAGCAGGACGTGCTTGCCGCGGAGGGCGGAGCCAGGACGCTGAGCTTCCTCTGCAGCCTGCTGGAGCCCTTTGTGCAGGGATACCAG GTGGTctgcaggttcctctgtgaGGAGGCTTCAGAACCTCTGACAGAGAAAGGCTTTGTCCCGGCCGTCCGGAAGTTTGTCATCCGACGTCTCCTGTCAG GTGAGCTCCGACACGTGGAGGTGCTGTCCTCGGACCTGCAGA